CCGAATACGGCGCAACCGAGGCGTTCACGCCCAATGAGCCGTAGTACAACGCGGGATACGCTGTGTTCACCAGCTTGTCGTTCTTTTTCAGGTCTTCGAAGTCGAGCTTGGTCAAGATCGCACCATTGATGTCGAGTTGATCGCTCTTGTACGCTTGAATCAGTGTGTTCGTATCCAGGATCGTGATCGTACTCATCACGTCGAGGTACGGTACGTCCTTGTTGAAGTAATCCGGGTTGCGTTTCAGGACGGTCTTCTCGCCCTTGCTGTACTGGTCGAGGATGTATGGACCGGCGCCGATCGCGTTAGTTGAGAGATCCTTGAACTTCTCCACGGCCTCATGCGGCACGATCGCCGTCTGGATGCCGCCGAGCTCGCTCAACGACTCCGCGTAGGGGAACTTGGTCGTCACCTTGTAGGTGTACTTGTCGATCACGTCGAGTTTATCGACGACACCTTTGAAGAAGTCGTTGTTCTGCGCCTGCGGCAGGTCACGAAAGCGCTCGTGGCTGTACTTGACGTCATCGGCAATCTGCTCGCGGCCGTTGACCGGGTCGAGGTTGTGGAACTTCACACCCTGCTTCAGCTTGAAGGTAAACTCGGTGGGGCTGGGTTGCTCGATCGAGTCGGCGAAGATCGGGTTGAACTTCTGGGTGACGTTTGCGAAGCCGCCGAGATAGCTGTACATCTTCGCGTCCCACACGAGGCCGATGGAGACCTCAATGTGGGGATCGATGCCCAGCACGCTCAAGAAGGTGCCGAGACGCAGCGTGCCGCCGCGCACCGGCTGCTCGGCGGCGGGCGTGGCGGCGCGCGTCGTGATCGGCCCGGCCGGCGCCTGGGGCGCGTTGGTCGGCCGCGGCGAGGCGGGCGCCGCCGGTGCGGCGACAGTGGCGGCGGCGCTGGTCGGATTGCTGCTCTTGTTGCCGCTCTTGTTGTTATTCGAGCCGCTGCACGCGGCCAGAAACGCGCCGCCGAGCCCGGTCGCGAATACGCCCAGCGCCTGCCGGCGCGTGGTCGTGTGTCGTGTGCGAATCCTGGTCCAGTACGATTCCTCGGCCATCGTGCGCCTCCGTTGCGTCTGCCGCAGCCGTTTACCGTCAAGCTCGACGATGGTGGGGCTCCTCGCATCGTGATCCATCGCTACGCATGCTCTGCTGCTCGATAGCCCTGCCTCCCTGGCTCTTCTCGAATGCCTGCCCGGTGCCGCGCCGCCTCCCGCATGCCTGGCCGGCCCAGACGGAGTATCTGGACATGGTGTATGATCTGGCATGTGGAGTACACCGCGCACGGTAGAATGTCAAGTGACAGTTTTGGTGCTGAGCAGCGCTGTTCGCCGGGTGCAAGCGGCCAGCACGGCAGCACAACGCGTCGTGGCAGTCGCGATACGGAGTGTTATCGCATGCAGCAGGAGCCGGCCACGGGTGGGGCGGCGATGCCCCCAGCCCGTGCCGATCGGTCGCCGCGCCGGGCGATGGGCAGCAACGGCGATAGCCTGAGCCTGGAACAGGTGGTGCGCGCGGGCCGTCG
The window above is part of the Dehalococcoidia bacterium genome. Proteins encoded here:
- a CDS encoding ABC transporter substrate-binding protein gives rise to the protein MAEESYWTRIRTRHTTTRRQALGVFATGLGGAFLAACSGSNNNKSGNKSSNPTSAAATVAAPAAPASPRPTNAPQAPAGPITTRAATPAAEQPVRGGTLRLGTFLSVLGIDPHIEVSIGLVWDAKMYSYLGGFANVTQKFNPIFADSIEQPSPTEFTFKLKQGVKFHNLDPVNGREQIADDVKYSHERFRDLPQAQNNDFFKGVVDKLDVIDKYTYKVTTKFPYAESLSELGGIQTAIVPHEAVEKFKDLSTNAIGAGPYILDQYSKGEKTVLKRNPDYFNKDVPYLDVMSTITILDTNTLIQAYKSDQLDINGAILTKLDFEDLKKNDKLVNTAYPALYYGSLGVNASVAPYSDKRVRQALWMGIDRQQFIDKIGQGDGVLQGILSNGLSFWVLSQAELKPYLTPDVAKAKALLAAAGFPNGFDMTIETSGSLQIYIDYADILVSELKKLGINAKLNLSDLPSYLSDKLFKGNFNATVFTHNPYETPKIPIGFYYKNGLGSGSWWHYDNEDISKQIDAEVQELDLNKRLQMVKDVQKALLDDAAPLINFISPVSYDSYNKRVGGYDVTQRGWQNFRYSEFLKPNA